In one window of Mesorhizobium sp. B2-1-1 DNA:
- a CDS encoding GNAT family N-acetyltransferase has translation MSMMSIRAATPRDREAIRLVEEHAFGQQAEAGLVDALVSGGDAVVELVAEEDGQVVGHILFSRLFVRTGGKDFPAVALAPLAVEPSFHGTGIGGALIREAHIRLRDAGEMLAVVLGDPTYYGRFGYSHARAEGFESEYQGEALQALAWGDAPETGRLVYASAFTALAA, from the coding sequence ATGAGCATGATGTCGATACGCGCGGCGACGCCGCGGGATCGCGAGGCCATCCGTCTCGTCGAGGAGCACGCTTTCGGCCAGCAGGCGGAGGCCGGGCTGGTTGACGCGCTGGTTTCCGGCGGCGACGCCGTTGTCGAACTGGTGGCGGAAGAAGACGGGCAAGTGGTTGGCCACATCCTGTTTTCGCGTCTTTTCGTCCGCACCGGCGGCAAGGATTTCCCGGCGGTGGCACTGGCGCCGCTGGCGGTGGAGCCCTCCTTTCACGGCACCGGCATTGGCGGCGCGCTGATCCGCGAGGCTCACATCCGCCTGCGCGACGCCGGCGAGATGCTGGCCGTGGTGCTGGGCGACCCCACCTACTACGGCCGTTTCGGCTACAGCCACGCGCGCGCCGAAGGATTCGAGAGCGAGTACCAGGGCGAGGCGCTGCAGGCGCTGGCCTGGGGCGACGCTCCCGAAACCGGCCGGCTGGTCTACGCCTCGGCCTTCACCGCACTCGCCGCCTAG